The proteins below are encoded in one region of Candidatus Berkelbacteria bacterium:
- a CDS encoding nucleotidyl transferase AbiEii/AbiGii toxin family protein — MATTDLTATQIAFLTAVGKEPELTRQFYWTGGTVLAAEYLHHRISDDIDLFTEAGLVDLEAITVFLRRVKSNLGYDEFDIQTTFNRNLVFLRLSNGAVLKTEFTSYPFPRLETATQQRFGVNLDSPKDIAVNKLFTINQKPRGRDYVDLFFLVETYRYQLHDLMALARIKFDWHIDPIQLGSRLVSPDLSDWPTLVRPLTQVKLKAFLREQARQLQDDVFTISDTDQGRG; from the coding sequence ATGGCCACCACAGATCTCACGGCAACGCAAATTGCCTTCCTAACCGCTGTTGGCAAGGAGCCGGAACTAACTCGCCAGTTCTACTGGACTGGTGGCACGGTTTTAGCGGCCGAGTATCTCCACCACCGCATTTCCGACGATATCGACCTCTTCACAGAAGCGGGGCTTGTTGACCTTGAAGCAATCACCGTGTTCCTGCGTCGTGTGAAATCCAATCTTGGCTACGATGAGTTTGACATCCAGACAACTTTCAATCGTAATCTCGTCTTCCTTCGCTTGTCTAATGGCGCGGTTTTAAAGACTGAATTTACCAGCTACCCTTTTCCACGTCTTGAGACGGCGACCCAACAACGATTCGGCGTCAACCTTGATAGCCCTAAAGATATCGCGGTTAACAAACTCTTTACCATTAATCAGAAACCACGAGGCCGCGACTATGTTGATCTCTTTTTTCTTGTTGAGACATACCGATATCAGTTGCACGATCTGATGGCCCTGGCGCGCATCAAGTTTGACTGGCACATAGATCCGATTCAGCTTGGAAGTCGTCTGGTTAGCCCCGATCTATCCGACTGGCCGACATTAGTTCGGCCATTGACCCAAGTAAAACTAAAAGCCTTTCTTCGGGAACAAGCCCGGCAACTCCAAGACGACGTTTTTACAATTTCAGACACCGACCAAGGTAGAGGTTAA
- a CDS encoding nicotinamide mononucleotide transporter yields MLETIAQLAIFGFGISSIVLVARKNKWGFVFGLLTQPFWIYTAFINEQWGIFFVSFAYAASWSYGVYQWFYKEKIK; encoded by the coding sequence ATGCTTGAAACCATCGCCCAACTCGCAATTTTTGGTTTTGGCATCAGTTCGATTGTGCTGGTAGCCCGCAAAAACAAATGGGGGTTTGTATTTGGCTTGTTGACACAACCATTTTGGATTTACACGGCCTTTATCAATGAGCAGTGGGGCATCTTTTTCGTTAGCTTTGCCTACGCCGCTTCTTGGTCCTATGGTGTTTACCAATGGTTTTATAAGGAAAAAATAAAATAG
- the typA gene encoding translational GTPase TypA, whose product MTRPLSRIRNIAIIAHVDHGKTTLVDALLKQTKTFRDNEAEMSQELILDSNDQERERGITILAKQTAVTWNDYTINIVDTPGHADFGGEVERTLNLVDGVLLIIDAKEGPMPQTKFVLKKALALGLTPIVVINKIDKPDARPAEVLTLTEDLFLDLAANEHQLHFPVYYTNGREGKAWNTLPANPTAPADLTPLFQGIVDHIPAPTITDGPFQLLVAALDWDSYQGKYTIGRIRRGSVRPGQSVVLVGQAGPSSPVRVDKVLITAGLKRLEVPEAGAGNIVALTGLNNAGIGDTITDPNQMDGLPRIEVEEPTLKMSVSPNTSPFAGREGKFVTSRQILERIKRELETNVAIRLEESATGEFILAGRGELHLSVLIETLCREGYELQVGKPQVITKAVGGQLLEPLEELMINVSSKYAGSVTAEVTRRRGILMSQHENADGSTQLLFEITTRGLLGFRSQLLTLSRGTGIMNTNFLRLAPIGAVIPRLRNGVLIASATGKVVAYGLNAAQARGELFIAPGTQVYEGMIVGLHARENDLEVNVTKEKKQTNIRAAGSDEAIILTPPKRFSLEDCLDFLEDDELLEATPKNLRLRKRLLTKQARARNRSKASTLFL is encoded by the coding sequence ATGACTCGCCCTCTATCCCGCATCCGCAATATTGCCATCATCGCCCACGTCGACCACGGTAAAACCACGCTTGTCGACGCGCTTTTAAAGCAAACCAAAACGTTTCGCGACAACGAGGCGGAGATGAGCCAAGAACTCATTCTGGACTCGAACGATCAAGAACGTGAGCGCGGCATCACTATTCTAGCCAAACAGACCGCCGTCACCTGGAATGATTACACGATCAACATTGTCGACACCCCGGGTCACGCCGATTTCGGCGGCGAGGTCGAGCGGACGCTCAATCTCGTTGATGGCGTCTTGCTAATTATTGATGCCAAAGAGGGCCCGATGCCGCAAACAAAGTTCGTCTTGAAAAAAGCGCTCGCTCTCGGCCTGACCCCAATCGTGGTCATCAATAAAATCGATAAACCAGACGCTCGCCCCGCCGAAGTGCTCACACTGACCGAGGATCTCTTTTTAGACCTGGCGGCCAACGAGCACCAGCTCCATTTTCCCGTTTATTATACTAACGGTCGTGAAGGCAAGGCCTGGAATACGCTCCCCGCCAATCCGACTGCGCCAGCCGATCTCACTCCGCTTTTTCAAGGAATTGTCGATCACATCCCAGCGCCAACTATTACCGATGGTCCATTCCAACTGCTGGTTGCGGCGCTTGATTGGGATAGCTATCAGGGTAAATATACGATCGGCCGCATTCGTCGCGGCAGCGTCAGACCTGGCCAATCAGTCGTCCTGGTTGGCCAAGCCGGTCCCAGTAGTCCGGTACGGGTGGACAAAGTGCTCATTACGGCCGGATTGAAACGGCTTGAAGTCCCTGAAGCAGGCGCCGGCAATATCGTCGCCCTCACCGGCCTTAATAACGCCGGCATCGGCGATACCATCACCGATCCCAATCAAATGGACGGACTGCCTCGCATTGAGGTGGAAGAGCCGACTCTGAAGATGAGCGTGAGCCCTAATACCTCGCCCTTTGCTGGCCGAGAAGGCAAGTTCGTTACCAGCCGACAAATTCTGGAACGAATCAAGCGCGAACTGGAAACAAACGTCGCGATCCGGCTTGAAGAGTCAGCAACGGGCGAATTTATTCTGGCTGGACGAGGCGAGCTCCATCTCTCGGTCTTGATTGAAACCTTATGTCGCGAGGGCTATGAGCTTCAGGTGGGAAAACCGCAAGTCATTACCAAAGCTGTGGGGGGCCAGTTGCTGGAGCCGCTTGAAGAGCTAATGATCAATGTCTCGAGCAAGTACGCGGGGTCGGTGACCGCCGAGGTGACCAGGCGCCGCGGTATCCTGATGAGTCAACATGAGAATGCCGACGGCTCGACTCAACTTTTATTTGAAATTACCACTCGAGGCCTACTCGGGTTCCGCAGCCAGCTCCTGACCCTTTCGCGCGGCACCGGGATCATGAATACAAACTTCCTGCGCTTAGCGCCAATCGGCGCCGTTATTCCTCGGCTTCGCAACGGCGTCCTCATCGCCTCGGCAACCGGCAAGGTGGTGGCCTACGGGCTGAATGCGGCTCAAGCCAGGGGCGAGTTGTTTATTGCACCAGGCACCCAAGTCTATGAAGGAATGATTGTGGGGCTTCACGCTCGCGAAAACGACCTTGAGGTCAACGTCACCAAGGAGAAGAAACAGACTAATATCCGGGCGGCTGGTTCAGACGAGGCGATTATCCTCACGCCGCCGAAGCGCTTTAGCCTAGAAGACTGCCTCGATTTTCTTGAAGATGATGAGCTGCTCGAAGCCACGCCAAAGAATTTGCGTTTACGTAAACGCTTGCTAACGAAACAAGCCCGGGCCAGAAACCGATCAAAAGCTTCTACATTATTTCTTTAA
- a CDS encoding alpha/beta hydrolase, which produces MQKKVVGKDSVSINYDLHPKWSKVDHWLIFVHGAGGDLNAWHSEREFFHQRGLSTLALDLRGHGLSDRPAECVDYTLDRFATDIQTIVEAEAIKKFVLIGHSFGGMVILTYHHLFSRLAQSYVLIDTSAKPPAAISLAAHHPFLIHLYNHLTNQNADECHFSHVPVGKFVGTADWDPTRIYSDIIHTTLRSWLNTYEAMGNFDATRILPTIHQPTLVLHGADDSVISPKVGKELHEHTPRSTFTLIPNANHISVLNNPDEIETAMAEFLHTRCHYALKK; this is translated from the coding sequence ATGCAAAAAAAGGTTGTGGGTAAAGACTCTGTCTCAATCAACTACGACTTGCACCCAAAATGGAGCAAGGTAGACCATTGGCTGATATTCGTGCATGGAGCTGGTGGCGATCTGAATGCCTGGCATTCTGAACGAGAGTTTTTCCACCAGCGTGGGCTTTCAACACTCGCCCTCGATCTCCGGGGGCACGGCTTGTCGGATCGACCCGCCGAGTGTGTCGATTATACCCTCGACCGCTTCGCGACTGACATTCAAACGATTGTCGAGGCAGAAGCAATTAAAAAATTTGTTCTCATCGGCCATTCATTCGGCGGAATGGTTATTTTAACCTATCACCACCTCTTCTCGCGTCTAGCCCAGAGTTATGTGCTCATCGACACCAGCGCTAAGCCACCAGCCGCCATATCCTTAGCCGCTCATCACCCTTTCTTAATCCACTTGTACAATCATCTTACGAACCAGAACGCTGACGAATGTCATTTCTCGCATGTGCCGGTAGGTAAATTCGTTGGCACCGCTGACTGGGATCCTACCCGTATCTATTCCGACATCATTCATACCACATTGCGCTCCTGGCTAAACACATATGAGGCGATGGGAAATTTCGATGCCACCCGAATTCTGCCTACGATTCACCAGCCAACACTCGTTCTGCACGGCGCTGACGATTCAGTGATCTCACCCAAAGTTGGCAAGGAGTTGCACGAGCACACACCGCGATCAACGTTTACCCTAATCCCCAATGCTAATCACATCAGCGTCCTGAACAATCCAGACGAGATTGAAACTGCGATGGCAGAATTCTTGCACACCCGTTGTCACTATGCATTAAAGAAATAA